One window of Mediterraneibacter butyricigenes genomic DNA carries:
- the rfbA gene encoding glucose-1-phosphate thymidylyltransferase RfbA — protein MKGIILAGGSGTRLYPLTQVTSKQLLPIYDKPMIYYPLSILMEAGIKEILIISTPEDTPRFEELLGDGSQFGISLQYKVQPSPDGLAQAFLLGEEFIDGDSCAMILGDNIFHGHGLKKRLVAAAKKTEGATVFGYYVDDPERFGVVEFDEEGKAVSLEEKPAQPKSNYAVTGLYFYDNKVVEYAKQIKPSARGELEITDLNRIYLEKGNLDVTLLGQGFTWLDTGTHESLVDATNFVKTVETHQNRKIACLEEIAYNNGWIDKEKLQEACDLYQKNQYGRYLMDVLEGKYIE, from the coding sequence ATGAAAGGAATTATATTAGCAGGTGGTTCAGGAACAAGACTTTACCCACTGACTCAGGTAACCAGTAAACAGTTACTTCCAATCTATGACAAACCGATGATCTATTATCCGCTCAGTATCCTGATGGAAGCAGGAATTAAAGAGATTCTGATCATTTCTACACCGGAAGACACTCCACGTTTTGAGGAACTTTTGGGAGATGGAAGTCAGTTTGGTATTTCTCTTCAGTATAAAGTTCAGCCGTCACCGGATGGACTGGCTCAGGCGTTCCTTTTGGGTGAAGAATTTATTGATGGGGACAGTTGTGCTATGATCCTGGGTGACAACATTTTCCATGGACACGGACTGAAAAAACGTCTGGTAGCTGCAGCAAAGAAGACAGAGGGTGCTACCGTATTCGGATACTACGTGGATGATCCGGAACGTTTTGGTGTGGTGGAATTTGATGAAGAAGGAAAGGCTGTTTCTCTGGAAGAAAAGCCGGCACAGCCGAAATCAAACTATGCGGTAACAGGCTTGTATTTCTATGATAATAAAGTTGTAGAATACGCAAAACAGATCAAACCGAGTGCCAGAGGAGAACTGGAGATTACAGACCTGAACCGGATTTATCTGGAAAAAGGCAATCTGGACGTGACATTACTTGGACAGGGATTTACCTGGTTGGATACCGGTACACATGAATCTCTGGTAGATGCAACGAATTTTGTAAAGACGGTAGAGACTCATCAGAATCGTAAGATCGCATGTCTGGAAGAGATCGCATATAACAATGGATGGATTGATAAAGAAAAATTGCAAGAGGCATGTGATCTGTATCAGAAGAATCAGTATGGTCGTTATCTGATGGATGTACTGGAAGGAAAATATATCGAATAG